A stretch of the Halorussus salinus genome encodes the following:
- a CDS encoding sodium:calcium antiporter, whose protein sequence is MVVSTLVPVGVFLVGVALVVWSVEEFVEHVAEAAVNLGVSTFLLTVVLAGTDLENAVLGIAAAAGDLPDVALGTVFGEALFVLGAAVGLAGLAVPFEESTPREYLALTALSPALLALLSADGRLSRLDGGVLLVAFAPLLWAVYRLESSRSTRFLEAEDAEELEAETTGERSGGGDGRDADAIDAADTSDAAEGDWDENEDGDERELADIGLVVLAVVGMTAGSQLAVSGARDLLAAFDLVGLAFGATVMSFIASLEELLLTVEPIREGRPAVGIGNVVGSVLFFVTANAGAIALVRPLDLTTAVFAVHWPFFLGALALVVAFLVRGSVGRAEGALLLAVYAGYWAANYLR, encoded by the coding sequence ATGGTCGTCTCGACGCTGGTTCCGGTCGGCGTCTTTCTGGTCGGGGTCGCGCTAGTGGTCTGGAGCGTCGAGGAGTTCGTCGAACACGTCGCCGAGGCCGCGGTGAATCTGGGCGTCTCGACGTTCCTGCTGACGGTCGTCCTCGCCGGGACCGACCTCGAAAACGCCGTGTTGGGAATCGCGGCCGCCGCGGGCGACCTGCCGGACGTGGCGCTCGGCACCGTCTTCGGCGAAGCCCTCTTCGTCCTCGGTGCGGCGGTCGGACTCGCGGGGCTGGCGGTCCCCTTCGAGGAGTCCACGCCCCGCGAATATCTCGCGCTGACCGCGCTTTCGCCCGCGCTTCTGGCCCTGCTGTCGGCCGACGGGCGACTCTCCCGACTCGACGGCGGGGTCCTGCTGGTCGCGTTCGCGCCGCTCCTCTGGGCGGTGTATCGGTTGGAGTCGTCGCGCTCGACGCGCTTTTTGGAAGCGGAGGACGCCGAGGAGCTAGAAGCGGAGACGACCGGCGAGCGGTCGGGAGGAGGCGACGGGCGCGACGCCGACGCCATCGACGCCGCCGATACCTCCGACGCCGCCGAGGGGGACTGGGACGAAAACGAGGACGGGGACGAGCGCGAACTGGCCGACATCGGTCTCGTCGTGCTGGCCGTCGTCGGGATGACCGCGGGGTCCCAACTGGCCGTGTCGGGTGCCCGCGACCTGCTGGCCGCGTTCGACCTCGTGGGACTGGCGTTCGGCGCGACGGTGATGAGCTTCATCGCCAGTTTGGAGGAGTTGCTCCTCACGGTCGAACCGATTCGGGAGGGTCGGCCCGCGGTCGGCATCGGCAACGTCGTCGGGAGCGTGCTGTTCTTCGTCACCGCGAACGCGGGCGCGATTGCACTCGTTCGGCCGCTGGACCTCACGACGGCCGTGTTCGCGGTCCACTGGCCCTTCTTCCTCGGGGCGCT